The following DNA comes from Pyxidicoccus trucidator.
CCACGGCCGCCGAGATGCTCGATGCGCTGCGGGCGGCGCTCGCGGCGGAGTCACAGCCCTTCGGCCGGAAGGAGGCGGGCGAGGAGCTGGCGCGGATGCTGTCGGAGGCGTCCGTCCTGCGCGACCGGGTGGAGCTGGACGAAGAAGGTATCTTCCCCGAGGGCCTGGACGCCGACGAGGCGACGCCCACACCGAACGAAGAGTGAGAACAGGCGGCCGGGCCTTCCTGGAAGCAAGCGGGCCCCAGGTGTGGGCCCGCGTCGTTTCAGCGCAACAACACCTGGGCCACCTTCACGAGGGCATCGAGATGGTCCTCGTCCATCTTGCGCGCGAGGCCGGTGAGCTGGCGCAGCTTGGGCGCCCCGCCCTGCCCTCGCTCCCCCTTGCCCGATTTCGTCCCCTCCTCCGCGTCCGCGAGCCCCAGCAGTTCGTCCGAGGAGATGCGCAGCACCGAGCACATCCGCAGCAGCGTCTGGACGCTGGGCAGCATCTTCCCGCGCTCCAGGCGGCTGTAGACCATGTGCGCGAGGCCCAGCTTCTCGGCCACCTCCGCCTGCGTGAGCCCGAGTTGCGTCCGGGCCTCTCGGGCGGCACTTCCAATGCGAGTCGCCAGTTCTTCGTTCATGCGTCGGGGTACCAGGAACAACGAGAACCAGGTCTGGCGCGGGCAGGAGGGCCCGCGCCTCGGGGACGCCCCTTCCTGGCGCATCTTGGCAGCCGTGTCGATGCGCGATCAGCCCCGTCACGAGGCGGCACCGCCCCTATTGGCCGGCCCCACCGGGAGCGGGAACCTCCAGGGCCTTGCCGCCCAGGATGAAGTCCACGGGGACACGGAGGACACCGCACAGGCCCACCATCGTGGGGA
Coding sequences within:
- a CDS encoding helix-turn-helix domain-containing protein codes for the protein MNEELATRIGSAAREARTQLGLTQAEVAEKLGLAHMVYSRLERGKMLPSVQTLLRMCSVLRISSDELLGLADAEEGTKSGKGERGQGGAPKLRQLTGLARKMDEDHLDALVKVAQVLLR